A stretch of the Lolium perenne isolate Kyuss_39 chromosome 3, Kyuss_2.0, whole genome shotgun sequence genome encodes the following:
- the LOC127340081 gene encoding protein FAR1-RELATED SEQUENCE 5-like: protein MRIKRSGARWEVTQFVEEHTHEFVEKFALKKFLRSHNKIPKEEKKFIDLLSNVNLSSGRIMQIMAELYGSKQNVPYSTKTISNYRAQHSEERKIKDIPELLKYFEKLKEDDPRFYYDYKLDDDNRVENIFWVDGAARDVYKLYNDCISFDTTFMTNQYNMPCAPFIGINRYGQSIQLGCGFLRNEKVANFEWLFRTFLVAMDGLHPLNIITDQDVAMRTAIEMVFPDTIHRNCRWHIMQKVQEKIGPMEAKREDLRRDFNDVIDYSVTEEEFETRWAEMIQKHDVVDNDHFKDIYDLRKCFVPAYFMKRFFPFLQTTACSEGFNAVLKQYISPHESLLNFFKQYMKLQEKIDSAEDGHDFMGMDKLELRKITSYNARDCGGGVFEVFPVQGTVYGYGRRTYVVDVDLENLMYNCQCCKFYKDGILCCHIMKVMSYIGEVREIPEHYTLPRWSLPPPDIVPSIVEPVQRKTGKMSRKDMRLLRYGNLCNDFSKLAVGLAVSEKTKEIADKHMIAMRKELAALKKANADALKRRKNKSVATEDISDSSPFEGRMDEDVSQSINKKAKDPPVTAAKGRPCSKRKKGGLQLKKPNPTTCSVCGEIDHDARNCPVRLANPEKIPFHQFFQ, encoded by the exons ATGAGGATTAAAAGATCTGGTGCCAGATGGGAAGTTACTCAGTTTGTCGAGGAGCATACGCATGAATTTGTTGAGAAATTTGCTCTGAAAAAATTCTTGAGGTCGCACAACAAAATtccaaaagaagagaagaagttCATTGATTTGCTAAGTAATGTAAATCTCAGTTCGGGAAGGATTATGCAAATCATGGCGGAATTATATGGAAGCAAGCAGAATGTACCTTACAGTACTAAAACCATTAGCAATTACAGAGCCCAACATAGTGAAGAGCGGAAAATCAAAGACATCCCTGAGTTGTTGAAATACTTTGAGAAGCTAAAAGAGGATGATCCTAGGTTTTATTATGACTACAAGCTAGATGATGACAATAGGGTTGAGAACATCTTTTGGGTTGATGGTGCAGCCAGAGATGTGTACAAGCTGTACAATGATTGCATATCGTTTGACACAACCTTCATGACTAATCAGTATAACATGCCTTGCGCACCATTCATTGGAATCAATAGATATGGTCAGTCCATACAGCTTGGTTGTGGTTTCCTGAGGAATGAGAAGGTTGCGAACTTTGAGTGGCTATTCCGGACATTCTTAGTAGCAATGGATGGTTTGCACCCTCTGAACATCATTACTGACCAGGATGTAGCTATGAGGACTGCAATTGAAATGGTGTTCCCTGACACCATTCACCGGAACTGCAGATGGCATATCATGCAGAAGGTTCAGGAAAAAATTGGTCCTATGGAAGCCAAAAGAGAAGACTTGAGAAGAGATTTCAATGATGTTATTGACTATAGTGTTACTGAAGAAGAATTTGAAACTAGATGGGCTGAGATGATCCAAAAACATGATGTTGTTGATAATGATCATTTCAAGGACATCTATGATCTAAGGAAATGTTTTGTTCCTGCTTATTTCATGAAGCGCTTTTTCCCATTCTTGCAAACAACAGCTTGCAGTGAAGGGTTTAATGCTGTTTTGAAGCAGTACATAAGCCCACACGAAAGCCTACTTAATTTCTTCAAGCAGTATATGAAATTACAAGAGAAGATTGATTCTGCTGAGGATGGGCATGATTTCATGGGAATGGACAAA CTGGAGTTGCGGAAGATAACATCCTACAATGCTAGGGATTGTGGTGGTGGTGTGTTTGAGGTTTTCCCAGTGCAAGGTACTGTATATGGTTATGGCAGAAGAACCTATGTGGTTGACGTTGATCTTGAAAATCTCATGTACAACTGCCAGTGCTGCAAGTTTTACAAGGATGGAATTCTTTGTTGCCACATTATGAAAGTAATGTCTTACATTGGTGAAGTGCGAGAGATACCTGAGCACTACACTCTACCTAGGTGGTCCCTACCCCCTCCTGATATTGTTCCATCCATTGTTGAGCCAGTACAGAGAAAAACAGGGAAAATGTCTAGAAAAGACATGAGGTTACTACGGTATGGAAATCTTTGCAATGATTTTTCAAAACTCGCGGTTGGATTGGCAGTTTCTGAGAAAACAAAAGAAATAGCAGACAAGCACATGATTGCAATGCGCAAAGAACTAGCTGCTTTGAAGAAAGCTAATGCAGATGCACTGAAGAGGAGGAAAAACAAGTCAGTTGCAACTGAAGATATTTCAGATTCTTCTCCCTTTGAGGGAAGAATGGATGAAGATGTTTCTCAATCTATAAACAAGAAAGCAAAAGACCCCCCTGTTACTGCAGCTAAAGGAAGACCATGCAGTAAAAGGAAGAAAGGTGGACTCCAGCTAAAGAAGCCTAACCCAACTACTTGTAGTGTTTGTGGTGAAATAGATCATGATGCAAGGAATTGTCCAGTAAGATTGgcaaatccagagaaaatcccTTTTCATCAATTTTTCCAGTGA